A genomic region of Magnolia sinica isolate HGM2019 chromosome 6, MsV1, whole genome shotgun sequence contains the following coding sequences:
- the LOC131249146 gene encoding nuclear pore complex protein NUP1, whose protein sequence is MATTAEAASSPYEGGVGGKFRSRKPNRGRPSTPYDRPPIALRNPSGRNGWISKLVDPASRIITASATKLFSSVFRKRLTAPPSDVNLEPRHEPPKENPSSGVEEQSSKEGENPSNSRDSTDINELEQLLKQKTFTRVEFNHLTELLRSRTVDLPADVENRSTEPFTSQLVVTHKRQEKAAMPGQENGEGSMLFTSISTPAVGLNVVKQVPEEDASPTELAKAYMGSRPSKVSPSKLGLRSQTFWEDPTSLDLVPFAAKSPSMSFMPRSAGRYSGVRGLSESCYIAPRQRGRSAMSSVSRTPYSGVRSTATVKGIVPADDGYAGPSTSSHWTEANSTLSGVKQVLKRSSSVLDNDFGSGGPMRRIRQRYNMISPPKDQVSISSIQKPLLLDGRNYNTSNPLATGNGDNRISSATLPSVPPQSSEMARKILQQLDKLVPSPKGKSSELEVAMARDKSPTKLTLNMLNGRALRSMEDINSPQLQNLPGNDTPNGTPNALNGTCLLDSNHSASQKQDVVRENGPVKAADVGAKLASKVDAVKNVVPVIGSGEKPADFVVSGFDANTPQVKRAFQMSAPDDYVDLDDDSCSGKDASVPKPAEEEKPQPSVVEHRAVVAETVTVEKPPVPTAESKPLASFTLSNRVPRTAGASDVPVINVKDDVPIFPKTPESITISPPAPIPTDQSPSLFNGSVPLKHETAAPVFSFGPKNVDKVPTVFAVSLNTSSFSNASGLKSDANLDSKLETLSSNSTAVDASLKATGAEKRDKTQKDGDLYGSLQNPVSTSTTSTIFSFGASKNSSPSNGTSTTSVSVAPSAPIFGSSLLSPISSSSGTTTTSSSILTPSVSAASPIFSTGPTFLFTSGTKEAAAVAPSNPVSQLSTTSGLESTDSEPKPKKASPFNISAPSLSTSSSPAFTMTGNDIFGFNASTSSSTTNPSSASCQSQSSNSFGTASAGSLFGSTQAAPAVSSIIPFTQSAPSQCGSSTSSPTFGLSNSAFSFGSSPFGSSAPGAKLFSSGSGFGLGSSTSLSTGGGSFSSSSGSFAPSGTASSLLGSSSQSATPSFFGSGFGSTSSSLATGFSFGASAAATPASGGSTPLTFGASSGSMFSFNSAAPAAHTISSSFAPSQPVFGVSNPVVGFGSTSPGNDQMNEDSMAEDTVQASSLMPVVPPVFGQPVANSPPPNFSFGSPAITPSAGVPSAGVFQFGGGHQNLTQQMTSSQFPATGSLPGGSFSLGAGGGDKANRRFVRVRRDKPRKK, encoded by the exons atggcgaCGACAGCAGAAGCAGCAAGTTCTCCATACGAGGGCGGGGTCGGTGGAAAGTTCCGAAGCAGGAAGCCGAACCGCGGCAGGCCATCGACGCCCTACGACCGGCCTCCAATCGCTCTCCGAAACCCTAGCGGAAGGAACGGCTGGATTTCGAAGCTTGTCGATCCCGCATCGAGGATCATCACCGCCAGCGCCACTAAACTCTTCTCTTCCGTCTTTCGCAAGCGCCTTACCGCTCCTCCCTCAG ATGTGAACCTTGAACCCAGACATGAGCCACCCAAAGAG AATCCTTCTTCTGGGGTGGAGGAACAAAGCAGCAAAGAAGGAGAAAACCCAAGCAATAGTCGTGACAGCACCGACATTAATGAACTTGAGCAACTGCTGAAGCAGAAAACTTTTACAAG GGTTGAGTTCAATCACTTGACAGAACTGCTGCGTTCAAGAACTGTTGATTTACCTGCGGATGTTGAAAATAGAAGTACTGAACCATTTACATCCCAACTGGTGGTTACTCACAAGAGACAGGAAAAGGCAGCTATGCCTGGTCAGGAAAATGGAGAAGGAAGCATGTTATTCACAAGCATCTCCACACCTGCTGTTGGTTTAAATGTAGTAAAGCAG GTTCCTGAAGAAGATGCTTCCCCAACAGAACTTGCAAAAGCGTACATGGGCTCTAGGCCTTCAAAAGTGTCACCATCTAAGTTAGGTTTACGGAGTCAAACATTTTGGGAAGATCCAACTTCACTTGACCTTGTACCTTTTGCAGCGAAGTCTCCCAGTATGTCATTCATGCCAAGATCTGCAGGTCGCTATTCTGGTGTTCGCGGGCTTTCTGAAAGTTGCTACATTGCTCCTAGGCAACGAGGTAGATCTGCGATGTCTAGTGTGTCCCGTACTCCATATTCTGGAGTCCGTTCCACAGCTACTGTTAAG GGTATTGTGCCCGCTGATGATGGCTATGCTGGCCCTTCAACATCATCTCACTGGACAGAGGCCAACAGCACACTTTCTGGTGTTAAGCAG GTCCTGAAGAGGAGTAGTTCAGTCTTGGATAATGATTTTGGATCTGGTGGTCCTATGCGCAGGATCCGCCAGAGATATAATATGATCTCACCTCCAAAAGATCAAGTCTCCATATCATCCATTCAGAAGCCCCTTTTGTTGGACGGACGAAATTATAATACATCAAACCCTCTGGCAACAGGAAACGGAGATAACCGAATTTCTAGTGCAACTTTACCTTCAGTTCCTCCCCAATCCAGTGAGATGGCTAGGAAAATATTGCAACAGCTTGATAAGTTGGTGCCTTCTCCCAAAGGGAAGTCATCTGAACTGGAGGTAGCAATGGCTAGGGATAAGTCACCTACTAAGTTGACTCTTAATATGTTAAATGGACGAGCTCTTAGAAGCATGGAGGATATTAACTCACCACAGTTGCAGAATTTGCCTGGTAATGATACTCCCAATGGTACTCCTAATGCTTTGAATGGTACTTGTTTACTAGATTCCAATCATTCTGCTTCTCAAAAGCAAGATGTTGTTAGAGAAAATGGCCCTGTGAAGGCTGCCGACGTCGGAGCTAAGTTGGCATCTAAAGTCGATGCTGTAAAAAATGTAGTTCCTGTTATTGGGTCTGGTGAGAAGCCTGCAGATTTTGTTGTTTCGGGATTTGATGCAAATACCCCACAAGTTAAACGTGCCTTCCAGATGAGTGCACCTGACGATTATGTGGATCTGGATGATGACAGTTGCAGTGGCAAGGATGCTTCAGTTCCAAAACCTGCTGAAGAAGAAAAACCACAACCATCTGTAGTAGAGCACAGGGCTGTTGTTGCTGAAACAGTAACTGTAGAGAAGCCTCCTGTTCCTACTGCAGAAAGTAAGCCTCTTGCAAGTTTTACATTGAGTAACAGGGTTCCTAGGACTGCGGGAGCTTCTGATGTGCCTGTTATTAATGTAAAAGATGATGTTCCTATCTTCCCCAAGACTCCTGAGTCCATCACTATCAGTCCACCAGCTCCAATTCCGACTGATCAGTCACCCTCATTGTTCAATGGATCAGTTCCGCTGAAGCACGAAACTGCTGCTCCTGTTTTCAGTTTTGGTCCTAAAAATGTTGACAAGGTTCCTACTGTGTTTGCCGTTTCTTTGAACACCAGTAGCTTCAGTAATGCTTCGGGCCTGAAATCAGATGCTAATTTGGATTCAAAATTGGAGACATTGAGCAG CAACTCCACCGCCGTCGATGCTTCACTGAAGGCCACAGGTGCAGAAAAACGTGACAAAACTCAGAAGGACGGAGACTTATATGGATCATTGCAGAATCCCGTATCGACATCAACTACCTCAACCATCTTCTCTTTTGGTGCTTcgaaaaattcaagtccaagcAATGGTACTTCAACCACTTCAGTATCTGTTGCCCCATCAGCTCCCATTTTTGGTAGTAGCTTGTTGAGCCCAATTTCTTCCAGCAGCGGGACCACTACAACCAGCAGCAGCATCCTCACTCCATCTGTGTCAGCTGCATCTCCTATTTTTTCCACAGGGCCTACATTTTTGTTTACATCTGGCACAAAAGAAGCAGCAGCAGTTGCTCCTTCCAATCCAGTCTCACAACTGTCAACGACTTCTGGCTTAGAATCGACGGATTCAGAACCAAAGCCCAAGAAGGCATCACCATTCAACATAAGCGCCCCTTCTCTTTCAACATCATCATCCCCTGCATTCACAATGACAGGCAATGACATTTTTGGTTTCAATGCTTCCACATCATCCAGTACTACGAATCCATCATCTGCCAGCTGCCAGTCTCAGAGCTCTAATTCTTTTGGCACTGCTAGTGCTGGATCTTTGTTTGGCAGTACACAGGCAGCTCCAGCTGTAAGTAGCATCATTCCTTTTACACAGAGTGCTCCGAGCCAGTGTGGCTCGTCTACTTCCTCTCCTACTTTTGGGTTGAGCAATTCTGCTTTTAGCTTCGGTAGCTCTCCATTTGGATCTTCAGCTCCTGGTGCTAAACTGTTTAGTTCAGGCTCTGGCTTTGGACTGGGTTCTTCAACGTCTCTATCTACGGGTGGTGGTTCATTTAGTTCCAGTAGTGGTTCTTTTGCCCCATCTGGCACGGCTTCTAGTTTGCTGGGTTCTAGTTCTCAATCAGCCACACCATCCTTCTTTGGTTCCGGGTTTGGCTCTACATCCTCTTCTCTGGCAACTGGGTTTTCATTTGGAGCATCAGCTGCTGCTACTCCTGCCTCTGGAGGTAGCACACCACTGACTTTTGGTGCTTCGTCGGGGTCCATGTTCTCATTCAATTCGGCAGCTCCTGCTGCTCACACCATATCGAGCTCTTTCGCCCCTTCACAGCCTGTGTTTGGAGTATCGAATCCGGTCGTtggttttggatcaacctcaccTGGAAATGATCAGATGAATGAGGACAGCATGGCAGAGGACACGGTCCAGGCATCATCATTGATGCCCGTGGTTCCTCCAGTGTTTGGCCAACCGGTGGCTAATTcaccccctccaaatttcagttTTGGCTCTCCAGCCATCACCCCATCAGCTGGGGTCCCCTCAGCTGGGGTCTTCCAGTTTGGTGGTGGTCATCAGaatctgactcagcaaatgactTCATCTCAATTCCCAGCGACAGGTAGCCTACCTGGTGGAAGCTTCTCCTTAGGTGCTGGAGGCGGTGACAAGGCAAACCGTAGATTTGTCAGAGTCAGGCGTGATAAACCAAGGAAGAAATAG